The Alkalibacter rhizosphaerae genomic sequence ACAGCCCCATGGCACCGATCCACAAAGAGATGGTCAATGTTCCCGTAGTAGGCCGTGTCACGGCCGGACAACCCATCCTCGCAGTGGAAAACATCGAAGACAGCTTTCCCCTGCCAATGGATTTTATCGGCAAAAACGAATCGTTCATCCTCTGCATCCGGGGTGACAGCATGATCGATGCCGGGATCCTGGACGGCGATTACGTGATCGTAGAGAAGCGTAACACTGCACTAAACGGTGATATCGTTGTCGCATTGATCGATGAGGAAGAAGCCACGGTAAAACGTTTCTACAAAGAAAAGGGACATATACGCCTCCAACCGGAGAATTCCGCCATGGAGCCCATTATCGTCTCCGATGCCCGGATCTTGGGTAAAGTTACCGGCGTCCTTAGAAAATTATAGTACCATCATGTAGGCATCCGAAGGATGCCTTTTTCTTTGAACAATTGCAGCACACTGTAGATGCCAAACTTTCCATGTTCATGGGTCAACCCACCCTGCAGGTATCCAATAAATGGTTCCCTCATGGGGGCATCTGCGCTCAATTCGATGGAAGACCCTTGAACAAAAGCACCTGCCGCCATTATGACTTTTTCATGATAACCTGGCATTTCCCATGGCTGGGGAACAACATAGGAATCTACGGGTGCCGCCCCTTGAATGGCTTGACAAAATAGCTCCACTTTCTCTGGAGTGCCAAATCGAATGGCTTGAATGATGTCACTGCGAGAATCATCGTGTTTCGGACATACATCATAGCCCAACTCGGAAAATACTTTTGCCGCCAATATGGCGGTCTTGAGGGCTTGAGAAACAACTGTTGGCGCAAGGAAGAGACCTTGCAGATATATTCGGTTGATGCCCATGGTCGCTCCCGTCTCCCGTGCGATCCCTGGTGCGGCAAGGCGGCATGCCGCCAAGTACACCAAATCCGCTCGACCGGCCACATAGCCACCCATGGGTGCGATGCCGCCACCCGGATTTTTGATCAGGGAACCCGCCATCAGATCCGCTCCCACTTCCGTGGGTTCTTTTCTCTCGATAAACTCTCCATAACAGTTGTCTACCATGATCACCACATTAGGGTCTTTATCTTTGATGGCTCCTATGACACTTTCCAACTCCGTAATGGTGACTGCTTTTCTCCAACCATACCCTGTGGATCGTTGCAGATAGACCATTTTTGTTTTTTCATCCATGGCTTCCAGGACTTTATCCACTTGGATGCCGTCCCCTTCCAAATCGATTTGCTCGTATTCGACACCAAATTCTCGAAGAGTACCACCTTCCACGGATTCGTTTTTGTTCATGCCAATAAAAGTGGCTACCGTATCGTAAGGTGAACCGGTGATTGCCAGCAGTTTGTCTCCAGGACGCAATACGCCATATAGACAAAGTGCGATGGCATGGGTGCCGGAAATGATTTGAGGACGGACCAGAGCATCCTCTGCTCCCATGATGTCTGCAAAAATCCTTTCCAGAATATCTCTGCCTTCATCATTGTATCCATAACCAGTGGAAACGGCAAAATGTCGGTCGCTCAAGCGGTTCTTTCTCATGGCGTCGATGACTTTGAATTGATTGTATGACGTAGTATCCTTGATTTCTTCCCACAACCGCTCTAAAGCCTTCTCCGCCTTGCTGCAAAAGGTCACGATCTCCTCATCGATGCCAAAGCGCTTCATATCCAGTTCTTTTATCATAATCGTTGTCTCAATCCTTTTTATTCATGTATTCCACGATCTGCACCATGGCTTCTTCCGGATCCACCAATGCATCCATGTCGATCCAATGGATCTCTTCCAGACGGCGAAACCAGGTCCATTGCCTTTTGGCGTATCTTCTAGTGTCTCTTTTTAACAGATACAATGCTTCGTCCCATGTCGATTCTCCGTCCAAATATGCCAAAATTTCTTTATAGCCAAGCCCCTGCATGCTCTGCCAGTTTCTGTCGGCACCCATCTCCACCAATTGCCGAACTTCCTGCAGCAATCCTTGTTGGATCATGATGTCGATACGTTCTTCGATGCGCCGGTACAGACGATCTCGACCCATGGTCAATCCAACCAGGGTATGGTCGAATGGAATGGGAAGATCCGTCGACTGGGCAT encodes the following:
- the lexA gene encoding transcriptional repressor LexA, whose amino-acid sequence is MEKELSKKQQDILEFIIKEVQKKGYPPSVREICQAVSLKSTSTVHGHLEKLENKGFIRRDPTLPRAIEILARNDSPMAPIHKEMVNVPVVGRVTAGQPILAVENIEDSFPLPMDFIGKNESFILCIRGDSMIDAGILDGDYVIVEKRNTALNGDIVVALIDEEEATVKRFYKEKGHIRLQPENSAMEPIIVSDARILGKVTGVLRKL
- a CDS encoding methionine gamma-lyase family protein, which codes for MIKELDMKRFGIDEEIVTFCSKAEKALERLWEEIKDTTSYNQFKVIDAMRKNRLSDRHFAVSTGYGYNDEGRDILERIFADIMGAEDALVRPQIISGTHAIALCLYGVLRPGDKLLAITGSPYDTVATFIGMNKNESVEGGTLREFGVEYEQIDLEGDGIQVDKVLEAMDEKTKMVYLQRSTGYGWRKAVTITELESVIGAIKDKDPNVVIMVDNCYGEFIERKEPTEVGADLMAGSLIKNPGGGIAPMGGYVAGRADLVYLAACRLAAPGIARETGATMGINRIYLQGLFLAPTVVSQALKTAILAAKVFSELGYDVCPKHDDSRSDIIQAIRFGTPEKVELFCQAIQGAAPVDSYVVPQPWEMPGYHEKVIMAAGAFVQGSSIELSADAPMREPFIGYLQGGLTHEHGKFGIYSVLQLFKEKGILRMPT